The following are encoded together in the Myxococcales bacterium genome:
- a CDS encoding SGNH/GDSL hydrolase family protein: MGPPGSCPILVSDYLECLDAWNDTQVCSNAGYLIETPAACLPLVKNCDRFRLSFYQDGEPPSCDPPSSSPPPDTNDDIYGLDACRPKPARLVVLGDSIAACLGVGPSECTPNQLVDHLKQTIAPGVVLESKAKSGAFTAELPVQAQAVAGGPGHVLVWVYAIGNDLATDKIDYLGWNKAWSEVFAYFTDTSRFPDGATFLLNTQYSPYDQCPDPPGPSRGVTDEQEQLLQDVNKALFIDVAKQRADSVAVDHYPDFLGHGRNADLRGCPHCGADNTHWLQGDGTHPGPAGFAHMTEKWKEVFAKMYGSGC, translated from the coding sequence TTGGGACCGCCGGGCAGCTGCCCGATCCTGGTGAGTGACTACCTGGAGTGCCTCGATGCTTGGAATGACACCCAGGTCTGCTCCAACGCCGGCTACCTGATCGAGACGCCCGCGGCTTGCCTGCCGTTGGTCAAGAACTGCGATCGCTTCCGCCTGAGCTTCTACCAGGACGGCGAGCCCCCCAGCTGCGACCCGCCGTCGTCGAGCCCGCCTCCGGACACCAATGACGACATCTACGGGCTCGACGCGTGCCGTCCCAAACCGGCGAGGCTCGTCGTCCTGGGCGACAGCATCGCCGCATGCCTGGGAGTCGGACCGTCCGAGTGCACGCCAAACCAGCTGGTGGATCACTTGAAGCAAACCATTGCGCCCGGCGTCGTGCTCGAGTCCAAGGCCAAGAGTGGAGCTTTCACCGCCGAACTGCCGGTGCAGGCGCAAGCTGTCGCGGGCGGTCCCGGGCACGTGCTCGTCTGGGTCTACGCGATAGGAAACGACCTGGCGACGGACAAGATCGACTACCTGGGTTGGAACAAGGCTTGGAGCGAAGTCTTCGCCTACTTCACCGACACCTCGCGGTTTCCCGATGGCGCCACGTTCCTCCTGAACACGCAGTACAGCCCCTACGACCAGTGTCCGGATCCACCAGGGCCGAGCCGCGGAGTCACCGACGAGCAGGAGCAACTCCTCCAGGACGTGAACAAGGCCCTGTTCATCGACGTCGCGAAGCAGCGCGCGGATTCCGTCGCCGTCGACCATTACCCCGATTTCCTGGGTCACGGACGCAACGCCGATCTGAGAGGATGCCCGCACTGCGGCGCCGACAACACCCACTGGCTCCAGGGCGACGGGACTCACCCGGGGCCCGCCGGCTTCGCTCACATGACCGAGAAGTGGAAAGAGGTTTTCGCGAAAATGTACGGCTCCGGGTGTTGA
- a CDS encoding META domain-containing protein — translation MRMASLNRSGWWMPWLLALNCCGAQAEDGGQLAGREFLLDSAQGFEPVAGSTLSLKFKSGEVRFDAGCNLLNGSYSVSGGRLVVTHVGSTSMGCGPELGAQEDWFQAFMTSSPQMDLAGDFLTLTGAVATLVFLDREVADPDRPLAGPTWRIDTIFDNGMASGVFSDPARTLVFHQSGGVTVSAGCSSGGGAYVVQGAQIVLSGMAYSDEGCAGALPATDAQVQAVLSDGALSYEIDAARLRIQRGSTGIGAVTD, via the coding sequence GTGAGAATGGCGTCGCTCAACAGGTCTGGCTGGTGGATGCCGTGGCTCCTGGCGCTCAACTGCTGCGGGGCGCAGGCGGAGGATGGGGGTCAGCTCGCGGGCCGTGAATTCCTTCTCGACAGCGCGCAAGGCTTCGAGCCGGTGGCAGGAAGCACGCTGAGCCTGAAGTTCAAGAGCGGCGAAGTGAGGTTCGACGCTGGGTGCAATCTCCTCAATGGCTCCTACTCGGTGAGCGGCGGCCGCTTGGTCGTTACTCACGTGGGCTCGACGAGCATGGGATGCGGTCCAGAGCTCGGCGCGCAAGAGGACTGGTTTCAGGCCTTCATGACGTCGAGCCCACAGATGGACCTGGCTGGGGACTTCCTGACGCTGACCGGCGCGGTTGCCACGCTCGTGTTCCTCGACCGCGAGGTCGCGGATCCGGACCGGCCGCTCGCGGGGCCAACATGGAGGATCGACACCATTTTCGACAACGGCATGGCTAGCGGTGTTTTTTCGGACCCCGCCCGGACACTGGTGTTCCACCAGAGTGGCGGTGTCACAGTCTCCGCTGGCTGCAGCTCCGGCGGCGGGGCCTACGTCGTTCAGGGGGCTCAGATCGTTCTCAGCGGCATGGCGTACTCCGACGAAGGCTGCGCGGGCGCGTTGCCGGCGACAGACGCGCAGGTGCAAGCCGTGTTGAGCGACGGAGCGCTCTCCTACGAAATAGACGCTGCCCGCCTTCGGATTCAGCGCGGAAGCACAGGGATCGGAGCCGTCACCGACTGA